Proteins encoded together in one Plutella xylostella chromosome 17, ilPluXylo3.1, whole genome shotgun sequence window:
- the LOC105388534 gene encoding trehalase isoform X1: MSGLPRFFERVTAVSQSRSHSPRAPAHRHRSSEYALAINSIIINRSSRSVLNFSFFWIESGCWLKEVFRGEFAMMLKMLVAGLVLGLALGAGAALPPSCSRPLYCGSDLLHTVQLANIFQDSKTFVDLALNDDEQTILDKFDSLMNETARQPTREQLQAFVQSNFHNGSELEAWSPPDHAADPAFLAGVRDPALRQFAADIHAIWPTLGRRIRPEVLAHPDRYSLIPVTHPFIVPGGRFKEIYYWDTYWIIEGLLISGMRDTARGMIENLVELLRAVGHVPNGGRCYYEQRSQPPLLSAMVALYFRETRDVKFLKQNIDALETEIKYWLDTQAVTFEKDGKKYSLLRYYAPSEGPRPESYSEDYENAQSFDSEERRAQFYLDIKSAAESGWDFSSRWFVGPAGGNAGNLTTVHTSEIIPVDQNAIFANALQNLAMFHAVLMSPRKAAQFAFQAKQWRDAMDQVLWHEQDGIWYDYNHELQQHRRYFYPSNVAPLWMGVVDRRKIRKRAGKILAYLTDSKGLDYPGGVPTSLINSGEQWDFPNAWPPLVSIMVNALEALGSAAARREALAVAQTWVRACHAGFSASRQMFEKYDAEQPGRVGGGGEYTVQTGFGWSNGVVLEFLNKYGQRLTASDPAAVAPAVAPAVPATPAVAAA, from the exons ATGTCTGGTCTTCCTCGATTCTTCGAGCGAGTGACAGCAGTGTCACAGAGTCGGTCGCACAGTCCGCGCGCGCCCGCGCATCGCCACAGATCCTCGGAATATGCGCTCGCGATAAATtcgataataataaatcgatCCTCGCGAAGTGTTttgaattttagttttttttggaTCGAAAGTGGGTgttggctgaaagaagtttTTCGTGGCGAATTTGCAATGATGTTGAAG ATGCTGGTGGCGGGGCTGGTTCTGGGGCTGGCGCtgggcgccggcgccgcgctgcCGCCCTCGTGCAGCCGCCCGCTGTACTGCGGCTCCGACCTGCTGCACACCGTGCAGCTCGCTAACATCTTCCAGGACTCCAAGACCTTCGTGGACCTCGCGCTCAACGACGACGAGCAGACCATCCTCGACAAGTTCGACTCGCTCATGAACGAGACCGCGCGCCAGCCGACCCGCGAGCAGCTGCAGGCCTTCGTGCAGAGCAACTTCCACAACGGATCGGAGCTGGAGGCGTGGAGCCCGCCGGACCACGCCGCCGACCCCGCCTTCCTCGCCGGCGTGCGCGACCCCGCGCTGCGCCAGTTTGCCGCCGACATCCACGCCATCTGGCCCACGCTCGGCCGCCGCATCCGCCCCGAGGTGCTCGCCCATCCTGACCGCTACAGCCTCATCCCCGTCACGCACCCCTTCATCGTGCCCGGCGGCCGCTTCAAGGAGATCTACTACTGGGACACGTACTGGATCATCGAGGGGCTGCTCATCAGCGGCATGCGGGACACGGCGCGCGGCATGATCGAGAACCTGGTGGAGCTGCTCCGCGCCGTGGGCCACGTGCCCAACGGCGGCCGCTGCTACTACGAGCAGCGCAGCCAGCCGCCGCTGCTGTCCGCCATGGTCGCACTCTACTTCCGGGAGACGAGGGACGTCAAGTTCCTAAAGCAGAACATTGACGCGCTCGAGACCGAGATCAAGTACTGGCTGGACACGCAGGCCGTAACCTTCGAGAAGGATGGGAAGAAGTACTCGCTGCTGCGCTACTACGCGCCGAGCGAGGGCCCGCGCCCCGAGTCCTACTCCGAGGACTACGAGAACGCGCAGAGCTTCGACTCGGAGGAGCGGCGCGCGCAGTTCTACCTCGACATCAAGAGCGCGGCCGAGAGCGGCTGGGACTTCTCCTCGCGCTGGTTCGTGGGCCCCGCGGGCGGCAACGCCGGCAACCTCACCACCGTGCACACCTCCGAGATCATCCCCGTCGACCAGAACGCCATCTTCGCGAACGCGCTACAGAACCTGGCGATGTTCCACGCCGTGCTGATGTCTCCGCGCAAGGCGGCGCAGTTCGCCTTCCAGGCCAAGCAGTGGCGCGACGCCATGGACCAGGTGCTGTGGCACGAGCAGGACGGCATCTGGTACGACTACAACCACGAGCTGCAGCAGCACCGCCGCTACTTCTACCCGAGCAACGTGGCGCCGCTGTGGATGGGCGTCGTGGACCGCAGGAAGATCCGCAAGCGCGCGGGCAAGATCCTCGCGTACCTGACGGACTCCAAGGGGCTGGACTACCCGGGCGGCGTGCCCACCTCGCTGATCAACAGCGGCGAGCAGTGGGACTTCCCCAACGCGTGGCCGCCGCTGGTGAGCATCATGGTGAACGCGCTGGAGGCGCTGggctcggcggcggcgcggcgcgagGCGCTGGCCGTGGCGCAGACGTGGGTGCGCGCGTGCCACGCCGGCTTCAGCGCCAGCCGCCAGATGTTCGAGAAGTACGACGCGGAGCAGCCGGGCCgcgtgggcggcggcggcgagtaCACCGTGCAGACCGGCTTCGGCTGGTCCAACGGAGTCGTGCTCGAGTTCCTCAACAAGTACGGGCAGAGGCTCACGGCATCCGACCCCGCCGCCGTCGCCCCCGCCGTCGCTCCAGCTGTCCCCGCCACCCCCGCCGTGGCAGCGGCATAG
- the LOC105388534 gene encoding trehalase isoform X2, producing MYLCIDWKCSKLKLIFCLIIFLLCIVMLVAGLVLGLALGAGAALPPSCSRPLYCGSDLLHTVQLANIFQDSKTFVDLALNDDEQTILDKFDSLMNETARQPTREQLQAFVQSNFHNGSELEAWSPPDHAADPAFLAGVRDPALRQFAADIHAIWPTLGRRIRPEVLAHPDRYSLIPVTHPFIVPGGRFKEIYYWDTYWIIEGLLISGMRDTARGMIENLVELLRAVGHVPNGGRCYYEQRSQPPLLSAMVALYFRETRDVKFLKQNIDALETEIKYWLDTQAVTFEKDGKKYSLLRYYAPSEGPRPESYSEDYENAQSFDSEERRAQFYLDIKSAAESGWDFSSRWFVGPAGGNAGNLTTVHTSEIIPVDQNAIFANALQNLAMFHAVLMSPRKAAQFAFQAKQWRDAMDQVLWHEQDGIWYDYNHELQQHRRYFYPSNVAPLWMGVVDRRKIRKRAGKILAYLTDSKGLDYPGGVPTSLINSGEQWDFPNAWPPLVSIMVNALEALGSAAARREALAVAQTWVRACHAGFSASRQMFEKYDAEQPGRVGGGGEYTVQTGFGWSNGVVLEFLNKYGQRLTASDPAAVAPAVAPAVPATPAVAAA from the exons ATGTACCTATGCATAGATTGGAAATGCAGCAAATTaaagttaatattttgtttaattatattCCTTCTTTGTATAGTG ATGCTGGTGGCGGGGCTGGTTCTGGGGCTGGCGCtgggcgccggcgccgcgctgcCGCCCTCGTGCAGCCGCCCGCTGTACTGCGGCTCCGACCTGCTGCACACCGTGCAGCTCGCTAACATCTTCCAGGACTCCAAGACCTTCGTGGACCTCGCGCTCAACGACGACGAGCAGACCATCCTCGACAAGTTCGACTCGCTCATGAACGAGACCGCGCGCCAGCCGACCCGCGAGCAGCTGCAGGCCTTCGTGCAGAGCAACTTCCACAACGGATCGGAGCTGGAGGCGTGGAGCCCGCCGGACCACGCCGCCGACCCCGCCTTCCTCGCCGGCGTGCGCGACCCCGCGCTGCGCCAGTTTGCCGCCGACATCCACGCCATCTGGCCCACGCTCGGCCGCCGCATCCGCCCCGAGGTGCTCGCCCATCCTGACCGCTACAGCCTCATCCCCGTCACGCACCCCTTCATCGTGCCCGGCGGCCGCTTCAAGGAGATCTACTACTGGGACACGTACTGGATCATCGAGGGGCTGCTCATCAGCGGCATGCGGGACACGGCGCGCGGCATGATCGAGAACCTGGTGGAGCTGCTCCGCGCCGTGGGCCACGTGCCCAACGGCGGCCGCTGCTACTACGAGCAGCGCAGCCAGCCGCCGCTGCTGTCCGCCATGGTCGCACTCTACTTCCGGGAGACGAGGGACGTCAAGTTCCTAAAGCAGAACATTGACGCGCTCGAGACCGAGATCAAGTACTGGCTGGACACGCAGGCCGTAACCTTCGAGAAGGATGGGAAGAAGTACTCGCTGCTGCGCTACTACGCGCCGAGCGAGGGCCCGCGCCCCGAGTCCTACTCCGAGGACTACGAGAACGCGCAGAGCTTCGACTCGGAGGAGCGGCGCGCGCAGTTCTACCTCGACATCAAGAGCGCGGCCGAGAGCGGCTGGGACTTCTCCTCGCGCTGGTTCGTGGGCCCCGCGGGCGGCAACGCCGGCAACCTCACCACCGTGCACACCTCCGAGATCATCCCCGTCGACCAGAACGCCATCTTCGCGAACGCGCTACAGAACCTGGCGATGTTCCACGCCGTGCTGATGTCTCCGCGCAAGGCGGCGCAGTTCGCCTTCCAGGCCAAGCAGTGGCGCGACGCCATGGACCAGGTGCTGTGGCACGAGCAGGACGGCATCTGGTACGACTACAACCACGAGCTGCAGCAGCACCGCCGCTACTTCTACCCGAGCAACGTGGCGCCGCTGTGGATGGGCGTCGTGGACCGCAGGAAGATCCGCAAGCGCGCGGGCAAGATCCTCGCGTACCTGACGGACTCCAAGGGGCTGGACTACCCGGGCGGCGTGCCCACCTCGCTGATCAACAGCGGCGAGCAGTGGGACTTCCCCAACGCGTGGCCGCCGCTGGTGAGCATCATGGTGAACGCGCTGGAGGCGCTGggctcggcggcggcgcggcgcgagGCGCTGGCCGTGGCGCAGACGTGGGTGCGCGCGTGCCACGCCGGCTTCAGCGCCAGCCGCCAGATGTTCGAGAAGTACGACGCGGAGCAGCCGGGCCgcgtgggcggcggcggcgagtaCACCGTGCAGACCGGCTTCGGCTGGTCCAACGGAGTCGTGCTCGAGTTCCTCAACAAGTACGGGCAGAGGCTCACGGCATCCGACCCCGCCGCCGTCGCCCCCGCCGTCGCTCCAGCTGTCCCCGCCACCCCCGCCGTGGCAGCGGCATAG
- the LOC105388534 gene encoding trehalase isoform X3, with protein MLVAGLVLGLALGAGAALPPSCSRPLYCGSDLLHTVQLANIFQDSKTFVDLALNDDEQTILDKFDSLMNETARQPTREQLQAFVQSNFHNGSELEAWSPPDHAADPAFLAGVRDPALRQFAADIHAIWPTLGRRIRPEVLAHPDRYSLIPVTHPFIVPGGRFKEIYYWDTYWIIEGLLISGMRDTARGMIENLVELLRAVGHVPNGGRCYYEQRSQPPLLSAMVALYFRETRDVKFLKQNIDALETEIKYWLDTQAVTFEKDGKKYSLLRYYAPSEGPRPESYSEDYENAQSFDSEERRAQFYLDIKSAAESGWDFSSRWFVGPAGGNAGNLTTVHTSEIIPVDQNAIFANALQNLAMFHAVLMSPRKAAQFAFQAKQWRDAMDQVLWHEQDGIWYDYNHELQQHRRYFYPSNVAPLWMGVVDRRKIRKRAGKILAYLTDSKGLDYPGGVPTSLINSGEQWDFPNAWPPLVSIMVNALEALGSAAARREALAVAQTWVRACHAGFSASRQMFEKYDAEQPGRVGGGGEYTVQTGFGWSNGVVLEFLNKYGQRLTASDPAAVAPAVAPAVPATPAVAAA; from the coding sequence ATGCTGGTGGCGGGGCTGGTTCTGGGGCTGGCGCtgggcgccggcgccgcgctgcCGCCCTCGTGCAGCCGCCCGCTGTACTGCGGCTCCGACCTGCTGCACACCGTGCAGCTCGCTAACATCTTCCAGGACTCCAAGACCTTCGTGGACCTCGCGCTCAACGACGACGAGCAGACCATCCTCGACAAGTTCGACTCGCTCATGAACGAGACCGCGCGCCAGCCGACCCGCGAGCAGCTGCAGGCCTTCGTGCAGAGCAACTTCCACAACGGATCGGAGCTGGAGGCGTGGAGCCCGCCGGACCACGCCGCCGACCCCGCCTTCCTCGCCGGCGTGCGCGACCCCGCGCTGCGCCAGTTTGCCGCCGACATCCACGCCATCTGGCCCACGCTCGGCCGCCGCATCCGCCCCGAGGTGCTCGCCCATCCTGACCGCTACAGCCTCATCCCCGTCACGCACCCCTTCATCGTGCCCGGCGGCCGCTTCAAGGAGATCTACTACTGGGACACGTACTGGATCATCGAGGGGCTGCTCATCAGCGGCATGCGGGACACGGCGCGCGGCATGATCGAGAACCTGGTGGAGCTGCTCCGCGCCGTGGGCCACGTGCCCAACGGCGGCCGCTGCTACTACGAGCAGCGCAGCCAGCCGCCGCTGCTGTCCGCCATGGTCGCACTCTACTTCCGGGAGACGAGGGACGTCAAGTTCCTAAAGCAGAACATTGACGCGCTCGAGACCGAGATCAAGTACTGGCTGGACACGCAGGCCGTAACCTTCGAGAAGGATGGGAAGAAGTACTCGCTGCTGCGCTACTACGCGCCGAGCGAGGGCCCGCGCCCCGAGTCCTACTCCGAGGACTACGAGAACGCGCAGAGCTTCGACTCGGAGGAGCGGCGCGCGCAGTTCTACCTCGACATCAAGAGCGCGGCCGAGAGCGGCTGGGACTTCTCCTCGCGCTGGTTCGTGGGCCCCGCGGGCGGCAACGCCGGCAACCTCACCACCGTGCACACCTCCGAGATCATCCCCGTCGACCAGAACGCCATCTTCGCGAACGCGCTACAGAACCTGGCGATGTTCCACGCCGTGCTGATGTCTCCGCGCAAGGCGGCGCAGTTCGCCTTCCAGGCCAAGCAGTGGCGCGACGCCATGGACCAGGTGCTGTGGCACGAGCAGGACGGCATCTGGTACGACTACAACCACGAGCTGCAGCAGCACCGCCGCTACTTCTACCCGAGCAACGTGGCGCCGCTGTGGATGGGCGTCGTGGACCGCAGGAAGATCCGCAAGCGCGCGGGCAAGATCCTCGCGTACCTGACGGACTCCAAGGGGCTGGACTACCCGGGCGGCGTGCCCACCTCGCTGATCAACAGCGGCGAGCAGTGGGACTTCCCCAACGCGTGGCCGCCGCTGGTGAGCATCATGGTGAACGCGCTGGAGGCGCTGggctcggcggcggcgcggcgcgagGCGCTGGCCGTGGCGCAGACGTGGGTGCGCGCGTGCCACGCCGGCTTCAGCGCCAGCCGCCAGATGTTCGAGAAGTACGACGCGGAGCAGCCGGGCCgcgtgggcggcggcggcgagtaCACCGTGCAGACCGGCTTCGGCTGGTCCAACGGAGTCGTGCTCGAGTTCCTCAACAAGTACGGGCAGAGGCTCACGGCATCCGACCCCGCCGCCGTCGCCCCCGCCGTCGCTCCAGCTGTCCCCGCCACCCCCGCCGTGGCAGCGGCATAG